The window TAAGCAGTAGCTTTACCAGCAGCAGCAGAAACAATAGCTCCTTTAATTTCTTCATTAAAGTCTCCTTTATAAGGTCCGTATTCAGAAAAACGGTGGTTAATAATTGCTTGACCAGATGTTGCTGTTAAAATTTTATTTCTTAAACCAATTAATCCTCTTGAAGGAATTGTAAATTCTAAGTGTTGTAAATCTCCTTTTGGTTCCATAATCATTAAGTCTCCTTTACGTAAAGAAACTAGGTTTACAGCTTTAGAGGCTACATCTTCTGGTACATCAATAGATAATGTTTCGTATGGTTCAGATTTTACTCCGTCAATATCTTTAATAATTACCTGAGGACGACCTACTTGTAGTTCGTAACCTTCACGACGCATTGTTTCAATTAATACAGATAAGTGTAATACTCCACGTCCGTAAACGTTAAATTTATCTTCAGAATCTGTAGTTTCAACTTTTAATGCTAAATTTTTCTCTAATTCTTTAAATAAACGATCACGTAAGTGACGAGATGTTACATATTTACCTTCTTTACCAAAAAATGGAGAGTTGTTAATTGTAAACAACATACTCATTGTTGGCTTGTCAATTTCAGTTCTTGGTAATGCTTCTGGATTTTCTAAATCTGCAATTGTATCTCCAATTTCAAATCCTTCAATACCTGTAATTGCACAAATATCTCCACAAGGAACTTTATCTACTTGAACTTTACCCATTCCTTCGAATACGTGTAGTTCTTTAATTCTTACTTTTTTATTGGTACCGTCTGCTTTACATAACATGTAATCTTTACCTGCTTCTAAGTCTCCTCTAAAAACACGTCCAATTGCAATTCTTCCTGTAAAAGATGAAAAGTCTAAAGAAGTAATTTGCATTTGTGGAGTTCCTTCGTTGTATTTAGTTTCTGGAATAGATTCTAATACAGCATCTAATAAAGGTACAATATTGTCAGTTTCGTTTTGCCAGTCAGTAGACATCCAGTTGTTCTTTGCAGAACCATAGATTGTAGTAAAGTCTAATTGTTCTTCAGTTGCTTCTAATGCAAACATTAAATCGAACACTTTTTCGTGTACTAAATCTGGTGTACAGTTTTCTTTATCTACTTTATTTACAACTACAATTGGTGTTAATCCTAATTCTAAGGCTTTACCTAATACAAAACGAGTTTGTGGCATTGGTCCTTCAAATGCATCAACTAATAATAAAACACCATCAGCCATTTTTAATACACGTTCTACTTCTCCTCCAAAATCGGCGTGACCAGGTGTATCAATTACGTTAATCTTTGTGTTTTTATAGTTTACAGATACGTTTTTAGAAAGAATTGTAATTCCTCTTTCACGTTCTAAATCGTTATTATCTAACAATAAATCTGTACGTTCTTTACGATCGTCTAAAACTTTTGCTTGGTCAATAATCTTATCAACTAAGGTTGTTTTACCGTGATCTACGTGGGCTATAATAGCGATATTT of the Tenacibaculum todarodis genome contains:
- the typA gene encoding translational GTPase TypA, with translation MQPIRNIAIIAHVDHGKTTLVDKIIDQAKVLDDRKERTDLLLDNNDLERERGITILSKNVSVNYKNTKINVIDTPGHADFGGEVERVLKMADGVLLLVDAFEGPMPQTRFVLGKALELGLTPIVVVNKVDKENCTPDLVHEKVFDLMFALEATEEQLDFTTIYGSAKNNWMSTDWQNETDNIVPLLDAVLESIPETKYNEGTPQMQITSLDFSSFTGRIAIGRVFRGDLEAGKDYMLCKADGTNKKVRIKELHVFEGMGKVQVDKVPCGDICAITGIEGFEIGDTIADLENPEALPRTEIDKPTMSMLFTINNSPFFGKEGKYVTSRHLRDRLFKELEKNLALKVETTDSEDKFNVYGRGVLHLSVLIETMRREGYELQVGRPQVIIKDIDGVKSEPYETLSIDVPEDVASKAVNLVSLRKGDLMIMEPKGDLQHLEFTIPSRGLIGLRNKILTATSGQAIINHRFSEYGPYKGDFNEEIKGAIVSAAAGKATAYALDRLQDRGKFFIDINQEIYIGQVIGENSKSDDMAVNLVKGKQLTNMRKSGTDDAMKIAPKIDFSLEECMEYIKADEYLEVTPESLRMRKIKFKA